One genomic segment of Brassica napus cultivar Da-Ae chromosome A3, Da-Ae, whole genome shotgun sequence includes these proteins:
- the LOC106438804 gene encoding protein KINESIN LIGHT CHAIN-RELATED 1, which yields MPTMPGLVSVKTPANAPPLRVSVPDTQQQPPRTPMKKTPSSTPSRSKPSPGRSAKKDSPGVSSSAAAVPDVDDPSLDNPDLGPFLLKLARDAIASGEGPNKALDYAIRATKSFERCCAAAAPPVPGGSDGGPVLDLAMSLHVLAAIYCSLGRFDEAVPPLERAIKVPDPARGPDHSLAAFSGHMQLGDTLSMLGQIDRSIACYEEGLKIQIQTLGETDPRVGETCRYLAEAYVQAMQFNKAEELCKKTLEIHRAHSEPASLEEAADRRLMAIICEAKGDYENALEHLVLASMAMIASGQESEVASIDVSIGNIYMSLCRFDEAVFSYQKALTVFKSSKGETHPTVASVFVRLAELYHRTGKLRESKSYCENALRIYNKPVPGTTVEEIAGGLTEISAIYESVDEPEEALKLLQKSMKLLEDKPGQQSAIAGLEARMGVMYYTLGRYEDARNAFESAVTKLRAAGEKSAFFGVVLNQMGLACVQLFKIDEAGELFEEARVILEQERGPCDQDTLGVYSNLAATYDAMGRIEDAIEILEQVLKLREEKLGTANPDFEDEKKRLAELLKEAGRSRNYKAKSLQNLIDPNARPPKKEASGKKWPGLGFKF from the exons ATGCCAACGATGCCAGGCCTAGTCTCAGTCAAAACGCCGGCCAATGCTCCGCCGCTACGCGTCTCCGTCCCCGACACGCAACAACAACCTCCACGAACCCCGATGAAGAAGACCCCTTCCTCCACCCCGTCTCGATCCAAGCCCTCCCCCGGCAGATCCGCCAAAAAAGACTCGCCGGGCgtctcctcctccgccgccgccgtACCCGACGTCGACGATCCATCCCTCGACAACCCGGATCTCGGCCCCTTCCTCCTCAAGCTCGCTCGCGACGCCATAGCTTCCGGCGAAGGTCCCAACAAGGCTCTCGACTACGCGATCCGCGCGACGAAGTCCTTCGAGAGATGCTGCGCCGCCGCTGCTCCTCCCGTCCCCGGCGGTAGCGACGGCGGACCTGTTCTCGATCTCGCCATGAGCCTCCACGTCCTCGCCGCGATCTACTGCAGCCTCGGGAGGTTCGACGAAGCGGTCCCGCCGCTCGAGCGAGCCATCAAGGTCCCGGATCCGGCGCGTGGGCCCGACCACTCCCTCGCCGCGTTCTCCGGGCATATGCAGCTCGGCGACACGTTGTCGATGCTAGGTCAGATCGATAGATCCATCGCTTGCTACGAGGAGGGGCTCAAGATCCAGATCCAGACTCTAGGCGAAACGGATCCTCGAGTTGGTGAAACTTGCAG GTACTTGGCTGAAGCCTATGTTCAAGCAATGCAGTTCAACAAAGCTGAAGAGTTATGCAAGAAAACTCTAGAGATCCACCGCGCTCATAGCGAACCGGCCTCTCTCGAGGAGGCGGCTGATAGGAGGCTGATGGCTATCATCTGCGAGGCTAAAGGAGACTACGAGAACGCGCTCGAGCACCTCGTCCTCGCCAGTATGGCTATGATCGCGAGCGGGCAAGAATCGGAGGTTGCTTCGATCGATGTCAGCATTGGGAACATCTACATGTCGCTGTGTCGGTTCGATGAAGCTGTGTTCTCTTACCAGAAGGCTCTCACTGTGTTCAAGTCCTCTAAGGGAGAGACTCATCCTACTGTGGCGTCGGTGTTTGTTAGATTGGCTGAGCTTTACCATAGGACGGGGAAGCTCCGTGAGTCTAAGTCATACTGCGAGAATGCGTTGAGGATATACAACAAGCCTGTGCCTGGGACAACTGTTGAGGAGATTGCTGGTGGGTTAACAGAGATCTCTGCGATATATGAGTCTGTGGATGAGCCTGAGGAAGCACTGAAGCTACTTCAAAAGTCCATGAAACTTCTCGAGGATAAACCAGGACAGCAGAGCGCCATTGCAG GGTTAGAGGCGCGGATGGGAGTAATGTATTACACGTTGGGGAGGTATGAGGACGCAAGGAACGCGTTTGAGAGCGCTGTGACGAAGCTGAGGGCAGCTGGTGAGAAATCTGCCTTCTTCGGAGTTGTGTTGAACCAGATGGGACTGGCGTGCGTTCAGCTTTTCAAGATCGATGAGGCTGGTGAGCTGTTTGAAGAAGCAAGAGTGATTCTCGAACAAGAACGTGGTCCTTGTGATCAGGACACTCTTGGTGTTTACAGCAATCTGGCTGCCACGTACGACGCCATGGGAAG GATAGAAGATGCCATTGAGATATTGGAGCAGGTTCTGAAGCTGAGAGAGGAGAAGCTCGGTACTGCAAATCCTGATTTTGAGGACGAGAAGAAGCGTTTGGCCGAGCTTTTGAAGGAAGCAGGGCGGTCACGGAACTACAAAGCCAAGTCGCTACAGAATCTTATCGATCCAAACGCAAGACCTCCCAAGAAAGAGGCATCTGGTAAGAAATGGCCTGGCCTCGGTTTCAAGTTCTGA
- the LOC106443838 gene encoding F-box protein SKIP19-like, with amino-acid sequence MPPVMKRGRHGNWADLPPELMSSILLRIGAIDILENAQRVCRSWRRVCKDPSMWSKIDMLNDGDLEDMDYDLEIMCRHAVDRSQGGLVEIDIGYFGTDDLLNYIAVRSSNLRSLRLLMCDTLTDEGFMEAVVKLPLLEHLEVSYCSLSEEDFLKAAGQSCPNLKTLKLNSEPQFKRDDDEALAIAETMPGLRHLQLYGNGLTNKGLNAILDACPHLLHLDLRKCFRVHFDGDMAKRCFERVKELRQPYDPTDDYPFDGFERTIEEEATEDEEEEEEDYSYDSDEYVYDVDNCSDTYDSCDD; translated from the exons ATGCCTCCGGTGATGAAAAGAGGAAGACACGGAAACTGGGCGGACCTTCCGCCGGAACTAATGTCATCGATCTTGCTCCGTATTGGCGCGATTGACATACTTGAAAACGCGCAGAGAGTGTGCAGATCGTGGCGTCGCGTTTGCAAAGACCCTTCGATGTGGAGTAAGATTGATATGCTCAACGATGGAGACTTGGAAGACATGGACTATGACCTCGAGATCATGTGTCGTCACGCAGTCGATCGCAGCCAAGGCGGTTTGGTTGAAATCGACATTGGGTACTTTGGTACTGATGACCTCCTCAACTACATCGCCGTTAG gtCGAGTAATctgagaagccttaggcttttGATGTGTGATACATTAACAGACGAGGGGTTTATGGAGGCAGTTGTGAAACTTCCATTGCTTGAACACCTCGAAGTATCATATTGCTCATTGTCAGAAGAAGACTTTCTGAAAGCTGCAGGCCAGTCTTGTCCCAATCTGAAGACTCTGAAGCTAAACAGCGAACCTCAGTTCAAGCGTGATGATGACGAAGCTCTAGCAATTGCAGAAACCATGCCCGGACTACGCCACCTCCAGCTTTATGGGAACGGACTAACCAACAAGGGCCTCAACGCCATTCTCGACGCTTGTCCACATCTGTTACACCTTGATCTACGCAAGTGTTTCCGTGTTCATTTTGATGGGGATATGGCGAAACGATGTTTCGAGAGGGTCAAAGAGCTGAGACAGCCTTACGACCCAACAGATGATTACCCTTTTGATGGTTTTGAGAGGACCATAGAAGAAGAAGCTacagaagacgaagaagaagaggaggaggattaCTCATATGACAGCGATGAGTACGTCTATGATGTCGACAATTGCTCTGACACGTATGACTCGTGTGATGACTAG
- the LOC106443837 gene encoding uncharacterized protein LOC106443837 gives MDKSSSINSTASTASNLSTASLEKLDQAASWFGATVISAFFASLERCSCVNLSTFDDDDDDEDDNEESNSRPLALSAAPQPDDIV, from the coding sequence ATGGATAAAAGCAGCAGCATCAACTCCACGGCCTCTACCGCTTCCAATCTGAGCACGGCTTCCCTCGAGAAGCTAGATCAGGCGGCGAGCTGGTTCGGCGCCACCGTCATCTCCGCCTTCTTCGCCTCCCTCGAGCGCTGCTCCTGCGTGAACCTATCCACCTTcgatgatgatgacgacgacGAAGACGACAACGAGGAATCCAACAGCCGTCCTCTGGCCCTCTCCGCCGCTCCTCAACCAGACGACATCGTTTAG
- the LOC106376243 gene encoding plant UBX domain-containing protein 10-like, producing MVDAADKLGYFQAITGLEDPDLCTEILQAHGWDLELAISSFTSSDPHDHDADASSSHIDGEQNRDHSTANPETNDYPPRGIHDDSELERGLRPPGIAWRIITLPISIVSGSLGLVSGAIGFGFWAAGGVLSYSLGMLGFGGRRGGSDSSSARLVPPVSSAAGEAMEFIALFDRDYGRNAFKPGFVPEGFMDALQRSRSEFKLLFVYLHSPDHPDTPVFCDGTLCDEAFVAFLNENFVCWGGSIRASEGFKMSNSLKASRFPFCAVVMPAANQRIALLQQVEGPKTPEEMIAILQRVVEDSSPVLVTARVEAEERRTNLRLREEQDAAYRAALEADQARERQRQEEAERLEREAAEAERKRKEEEEARERAEREAAEREAARVRMRQEKALALGDEPEKGPDVTQVLVRFPNGERKGRRFESNTKIQTLYDYVDSLGVLATEEYSLITNFPRTVYGRDKESMSLKDAGLHPQASLFIEIN from the exons ATGGTTGATGCCGCCGACAAACTAGGTTACTTCCAAGCGATAACAGGTCTCGAAGATCCGGATTTGTGCACCGAGATCCTCCAAGCTCATGGCTGGGACCTCGAACTCGCCATCTCCTCCTTCACTTCATCTGACCCGCACGATCACGACGCCGACGCTTCCTCTTCCCACATCGATGGCGAACAAAATCGCGATCACTCCACCGCGAACCCCGAGACGAACGATTACCCTCCTCGAGGAATCCACGACGATTCAGAACTCGAAAGAGGACTCAGACCTCCGGGAATCGCGTGGAGGATCATCACTCTACCGATCTCGATCGTCTCCGGTAGCTTAGGGTTAGTCTCCGGCGCCATCGGGTTCGGGTTCTGGGCCGCAGGTGGAGTTTTATCGTACTCTCTCGGTATGTTAGGGTTTGGAGGACGTCGTGGTGGCTCTGACTCATCGTCGGCTCGGCTTGTGCCGCCGGTTTCTTCGGCAGCAGGTGAAGCGATGGAGTTCATTGCTTTGTTCGATAGAGATTACGGGAGGAACGCTTTCAAACCTGGCTTTGTACCGGAAGGTTTCATGGACGCGCTTCAGAGGTCTAGGAGCGAGTTTAAGCTCTTGTTCGTTTACTTGCACTCTCCTGATCATCCTGATACGCCTGTGTTTTGTGATGGGACGCTTTGCGATGAAGCGTTTGTGGCGTTTTTGAATGAGAATTTTGTTTGCTGGGGAGGTAGTATTCGAGCTAGTGAAGGGTTTAAGATGAGTAATAGCTTGAAGGCTTCGAGGTTTCCGTTTTGCGCTGTGGTTATGCCTGCTGCTAATCAGAGAATTGCGCTTCTTCAGCAG GTGGAGGGACCGAAAACTCCAGAAGAAATGATTGCTATACTGCAAAGAGTTGTGGAAGATAGTTCACCTGTTCTTGTAACTGCAAGGGTTGAGGCAGAGGAAAGAAGGACCAATTTGCGCCTGAGAGAGGAACAAGATGCTGCCTACAGGGCTGCTCTTGAAGCTGATCAA GCAAGGGAGAGACAGAGGCAAGAAGAGGCAGAGCGTTTAGAGAGGGAAGCTGCTGAGGCAGAGAGGAAacgcaaagaagaagaagaggctcGGGAGAGAGCAGAGCGTGAAGCTGCAGAGAGAGAAGCTGCGAGAGTGAGAATGAGACAAGAGAAAGCACTTGCTCTTGGAGACGAACCTGAGAAAGGACCTGATGTTACGCAA GTTTTGGTGAGGTTCCCGAATGGAGAAAGAAAAGGGAGAAGGTTTGAAAGCAATACCAAGATACAGACATTGTATGATTACGTTGATTCACTTGGAGTGCTAGCAACAGAAGAGTATAGCTTAATCACAAACTTTCCAAGAACAGTGTATGGAAGAGACAAAGAGTCGATGTCACTGAAAGATGCAGGTTTGCATCCTCAGGCAAGTCTCTTCATCGAGATCAACTAA
- the LOC106369885 gene encoding pentatricopeptide repeat-containing protein At3g09060-like gives MHNILIHGLCSVGELDDAMKLAAEMERWSCVANLVTYNTLMEGCFKVRDSNIATVIWGYMYKKWWGADVVSYNIMLSGLCMCGRVRHAIEFFDGARSHGIAPTPTVVAWDRGESRETKRFIRKKKEGGEKKSLKVS, from the coding sequence ATGCATAACATTTTAATCCATGGTCTGTGCTCTGTTGGGGAGCTCGATGATGCGATGAAACTCGCGGCGGAGATGGAGCGTTGGAGCTGCGTTGCGAATCTTGTGACTTACAACACGTTGATGGAAGGATGCTTTAAAGTTAGAGACAGTAATATCGCCACAGTGATTTGGGGTTACATGTATAAGAAGTGGTGGGGAGCTGATGTTGTATCGTATAATATTATGCTGTCAGGGTTGTGTATGTGCGGCAGAGTTAGGCACGCTATTGAGTTCTTTGATGGTGCTCGAAGCCATGGCATTGCCCCAACCCCAACTGTTGTCGCATGGGACAGGGGAGAGAGTCGAGAGACGAAGCGgtttataaggaagaagaaagagggaGGTGAAAAGAAATCATTAAAAGTGAGTTAA
- the LOC106443836 gene encoding translation initiation factor IF-2, producing MKHLFHLAYIKSPFMFMDVSTDLTCLQGIQASFKRGLVLLRVAASTESQISSTFLNSNSESVAFSFARYINGFGFSSLSNGESSPNLTSIRYFHASRETLARRKDDPDRPLSHRERKKQAVKTKAKFSKRDKKTDKPPAEAPYVPPPRLEKTEKRMAEKTVEVFDGMTLLEFSKRTGESLAVLQSILVDVGETVSSEFDAISIDVAELLAMEIGNKVKREHTTEGTQILPRPPVVTVMGHVDHGKTSLLDALRNTSVAAKEAGGITQHVGAFVVGMPESGTSITFLDTPGHAAFSEMRARGAAVTDIVVLVVAADDGMMPQTLEAIAHARSANVPIVVAINKCDKPGANPERVKNQLAAEGIEIEDIGGNVQVVEVSAVKSTGLDKLEEALLLQAVDMDLMARVDGPAQAYVVEARLDKGRGPLATVIVKAGTLESGQHVVIGCQWGKLRAIRDMVGKPTERATPAMPVEIEGLKGVPMAGDDVIVVESEKRAKMLSEGRTRKYERDRLLKAEEDRIAELEKREAESEEGFGRVELPIIVKSDVQGTAQAVSDALRTLNSPQVFVNIVQSGVGAIFQSDLARAQTCNACIVAFNVKCCKISSAYARVKVFHHRVIYHLLQDIGNLIVEKAPGVSELEVAGEAEVLSIFKVLGKRREEDGVSIAGCKVMDGRVFRSGLMRLLRSGEVLFEGSCASLKREKQDVEQVGKGNECGLVMGDWNDFRVGDVIQCMERVIRKPKFVSSESGAVRIEC from the exons ATGAAGCATTTGTTTCATTTGGCATATATAAAGTCTCCATTTATGTTTATGGATGTCTCGACTGATTTAACGTGTTTACAGGGCATTCAAGCCTCTTTTAAAAGAGGTTTGGTTCTTCTACGAGTAGCAGCATCTACAGAGAGTCAGATTTCCTCTACGTTTTTGAATAGCAATTCCGAAAGTGTCGCTTTTTCATTCGCACGGTACATTAATG GTTTCGGGTTTAGCTCTCTATCAAATGGTGAATCTTCCCCAAACTTAACATCCATAAG GTACTTTCATGCAAGCCGAGAAACATTGGCGAGAAGAAAAGATGATCCAGACCGTCCCCTGAGCCATCGTGAACGCAAGAAACAGGCTGTGAAAACGAAAGCCAAGTTCTCAAAACGGGATAAGAAAACTGATAAGCCACCCGCTGAAGCTCCTTATGTGCCTCCTCCTAGGCTGGAAAAAACGGAAAAGAGAATGGCTGAGAAAACAGTTGAGGTATTCGATGGCATGACATTACTTGAGTTCTCCAAGCGTACTGGTGAGTCATTGGCGGTTCTGCAGAGCATCCTCGTCGATGTTGGAGAAACCGTTAGTTCGGAGTTTGATGCAATCAGTATCGACGTCGCCGAGCTCCTTGCAATG GAAATAGGAAACAAGGTAAAGAGGGAACATACTACAGAAGGAACACAGATCCTTCCACGGCCTCCGGTTGTAACGGTAATGGGGCATGTCGACCATGGGAAAACCTCTCTGTTGGACGCTTTAAGAAACACCTCCGTGGCGGCGAAAGAAGCCGGTGGGATCACTCAGCATGTTGGTGCGTTCGTTGTGGGAATGCCTGAGTCAGGAACTTCAATCACCTTCCTAGACACGCCAGGTCACGCTGCTTTCAGCGAGATGCGTGCTCGAGGAGCCGCTGTGACTGACATAGTCGTCTTGGTTGTTGCTGCTGATGATGGTATGATGCCGCAGACTCTGGAGGCTATTGCGCACGCTAGATCGGCGAATGTTCCCATTGTGGTTGCGATTAATAAATGCGATAAACCGGGAGCTAACCCGGAGCGAGTCAAGAACCAGCTCGCGGCTGAGGGGATTGAGATTGAGGATATTGGAGGAAACGTTCAGGTCGTTGAGGTGTCTGCGGTCAAGAGTACAGGGCTAGACAAGTTAGAAGAAGCTCTGCTTCTTCAAGCAGTGGATATGGACCTTATGGCACGTGTGGACGGACCAGCTCAAGCGTATGTGGTGGAGGCTCGGCTAGATAAAGGCCGTGGACCGTTAGCCACTGTTATTGTGAAAGCCGGGACGTTGGAGAGTGGTCAACACGTGGTGATTGGGTGTCAGTGGGGGAAACTGAGAGCAATCAGGGACATGGTAGGTAAGCCAACGGAGAGAGCAACACCAGCTATGCCTGTAGAGATTGAAGGGCTTAAGGGTGTTCCGATGGCTGGTGACGATGTCATTGTGGTGGAGTCAGAGAAACGAGCGAAGATGCTTAGTGAAGGGAGGACGAGGAAGTATGAAAGAGATCGGTTGTTGAAAGCGGAGGAAGATAGAATAGCTGAATTAGAGAAGAGAGAAGCAGAGTCTGAAGAAGGGTTTGGTCGAGTTGAGTTGCCGATAATAGTGAAGTCTGACGTGCAAGGAACCGCACAGGCTGTTTCTGACGCGCTAAGAACGTTAAATAGTCCACAG GTTTTTGTGAACATTGTTCAAAGTGGAGTAGGAGCAATTTTTCAGTCTGATTTAGCCAGGGCACAAACTTGCAATGCGTGTATCGTTGCCTTTAACGTTAAGTGTTGTAAGATTTCCTCAGCTTATGCCCGCGTCAAG GTATTCCATCACCGTGTGATATACCATTTGCTCCAAGACATCGGGAACTTGATCGTGGAGAAAGCACCGGGAGTATCTGAGCTGGAGGTGGCTGGTGAAGCTGAAGTACTGAGCATTTTCAAGGTGTTgggaaagagaagagaagaggatgGAGTGAGCATCGCGGGTTGCAAAGTGATGGATGGTCGGGTCTTTAGAAGTGGGCTGATGAGGCTGTTAAGGAGTGGAGAAGTGTTGTTTGAAGGGTCGTGTGCGTCGCTGAAACGGGAGAAACAAGACGTGGAACAGGTGGGGAAAGGGAACGAGTGTGGGCTTGTGATGGGAGATTGGAATGATTTTAGAGTCGGAGATGTGATTCAGTGCATGGAGCGAGTCATTAGGAAGCCTAAGTTCGTTTCCTCTGAGAGTGGAGCTGTGAGAATAGAGTGCTGA